The Brevibacillus brevis genome contains a region encoding:
- a CDS encoding type I polyketide synthase, which produces MSNVTQYVIEKTASGNIDKTIGVEILKRLKLEEKAGERDEVAVVGLSIQLPHADELAQFWSHLQQGIDCVAPFPAVRRKDTDPLLTHIQAGQEEPDYARGSYLSEVDKFDAAFFQISPVEARLMDPQQRLFLQTAWKVLEDAGYGGRRLSSTRTGVYVGYTGDFSEAYKDMIANQSPEQLPLSVPGNISSIIASRIAYLLDLHGPALLVDTACSSSLVALHLAVQGLRNGDCDNALVGGVKLNLLPLRVRQEGLDIVSTSAKARTFDDDADGTGFGEGVIAMLLKPLPSALRDGDRIYAVIKGSAINQDGSSIGITAPSAAAQEDVIIRAWQDAQVNPETIGLIEAHGTGTKLGDPIEMEGLTRAFNRFTQRKQFCAIGSVKSNVGHLDHLAGLAGVVKAIAAMQYGQLPPTLHFQKPNRNISFPSTALYVNDRCTPWERHGMPRRCGVSSFGLSGTNCHVVLEEAPPIEMDGQSADRSGPYVLPISAKSQEALRELTQRYHRLLVCETNLNLFDLCATASVGRGHYTTRLALLFNNHVELRNQLATLVYSQQLISDPQRGIYWGEHRIIPEQKGVLAQGELTEERKRQLSVEARTLLGKADCLEGWIHLYVSGADVDWTAWYGGQPYRKVALPLYPFAKKRYWVENANRVTLSQPAGPRISFLIDRILADTMHLRVYGSQFGFDTHWMLSEHLINGQGVVPGTTYLEMIRQLSLLLAPGQSSELEGVIFLAPLIVGAGESREVHVMLKEEIEPISFTIVSRGDTAEQWIKHCEGRLSFSERKAPPLDVGELAARFTGKMQIHQEEQHQGAIEFGPRWHNIDLIRAMEGEVLVDLRLHDDYAPDLTEFVLHPALFDNAMNIAINHVGDGMYLPWTYKKLRVYAPIPQAFTSWVVLKSPLQAHAETATFDAVLFDSEGQVVAEAEDYVVKKVRPEGVTYQGLQVNEMFRMEWKQEFRNEQKVTYTGGLLLLLRDAHAAEPFLRMAKQEERAVVRVNLKGTDRETELTELLGSLREASISQIVYFLDGETPEDLFGLAKALSANRWNHPLELTLLGTNANRITGEEGELQPLTAAAFALGKVIHEEFEHLRVRCIDRDRSTDDVILWKELVNEPSSYIVGYRAGTRWTPQLSMFDLQAQPDVPFALKTDGVYLITGGIGGLGLEVGRHWANVPNVKLAFLSRSTFPPREEWTSWMDRGDTPPKITRAIRALIEMEQMGAEVCVCKADISVEAEIGPVLRGLRERYGRIRGIVHAAGVAGDGFLFHKKRETFCHVLTPKVSGTILLDRLTAEDELDFFVFFSSISALTGGVGQGDYAAANAFLDAYAAFRNSQGKRTLAINWPAWKETGMAVDYGVEDRGFLQSIRTATALQVLDQLLSKNVVQVLVGKLNDAVLGSVQDNDYLLPLSPDLRRLISRRVAQMVGRSISADKVVRPSEAVAIRGYGDQGLSETEIRLAKIWAGVLELDEIDVYDSFHDMGGDSILAASMLRALEAEFGSLIDISDIFTYSSVYEMAAYLEKKQGKVSAPASEHPEAVEEAEDDDEIERVLRKLASGELDSKEADKLLRWEDEEDEWD; this is translated from the coding sequence GTGAGCAACGTCACTCAATATGTCATCGAAAAGACTGCGTCCGGCAACATTGATAAAACGATTGGGGTTGAGATTCTCAAGCGTTTAAAACTGGAAGAAAAAGCAGGGGAGCGGGACGAGGTTGCCGTTGTCGGCTTGTCAATCCAACTTCCGCATGCCGATGAATTAGCCCAGTTCTGGAGCCATCTGCAACAGGGAATCGATTGCGTCGCTCCTTTTCCAGCCGTACGGAGGAAAGATACAGACCCACTGCTCACGCACATCCAGGCCGGGCAGGAGGAGCCTGACTATGCGCGAGGCTCGTATTTGAGCGAAGTGGATAAGTTTGACGCCGCCTTTTTTCAGATCTCGCCTGTTGAAGCAAGATTGATGGACCCACAGCAGCGGTTGTTTTTGCAGACTGCATGGAAAGTGTTGGAGGATGCTGGGTACGGTGGGCGGAGGTTATCCTCCACCCGTACCGGGGTCTATGTCGGGTACACAGGTGATTTTAGCGAGGCATACAAAGATATGATCGCGAATCAGAGCCCGGAACAACTGCCCCTCTCAGTACCAGGCAATATCTCGTCCATCATCGCCAGCCGCATCGCGTACTTGCTGGACTTGCATGGCCCGGCACTTTTGGTCGACACAGCCTGCTCCTCGTCGCTGGTAGCGTTGCATCTTGCTGTACAGGGGTTGCGAAATGGCGACTGTGATAATGCGTTAGTGGGCGGGGTCAAGCTCAACTTGTTGCCGCTTCGAGTCCGTCAAGAAGGCCTAGATATTGTCTCGACCTCGGCAAAAGCAAGGACGTTTGACGATGATGCTGACGGAACGGGATTTGGTGAGGGCGTCATCGCGATGTTGTTGAAACCATTGCCGAGTGCTCTACGAGACGGGGACCGCATCTACGCGGTGATCAAGGGGAGCGCGATCAACCAAGACGGCAGTTCCATCGGTATCACCGCTCCAAGTGCTGCTGCACAGGAGGATGTAATCATCCGGGCCTGGCAAGATGCCCAAGTGAACCCCGAAACAATTGGCTTAATTGAAGCGCATGGGACGGGAACGAAGCTTGGCGATCCGATCGAAATGGAGGGGCTAACTCGTGCGTTCAACCGCTTTACACAACGAAAACAGTTTTGTGCAATAGGATCCGTCAAGTCAAACGTCGGGCACCTCGACCATCTTGCCGGATTGGCCGGCGTGGTCAAAGCGATTGCAGCGATGCAGTACGGGCAATTGCCTCCAACGTTGCATTTTCAAAAGCCAAATCGAAACATCTCGTTCCCTTCAACAGCGCTGTACGTCAATGACCGGTGCACGCCGTGGGAGCGTCATGGCATGCCGCGGCGCTGTGGAGTATCTTCCTTTGGGCTTAGCGGGACCAACTGCCATGTGGTATTAGAAGAAGCGCCACCTATTGAAATGGACGGCCAGTCTGCCGATCGGAGCGGGCCGTATGTGCTTCCGATCTCTGCCAAATCTCAAGAGGCACTTCGCGAACTGACCCAACGATACCATCGTCTGCTCGTCTGCGAAACGAATCTTAACCTTTTCGACCTTTGCGCGACAGCGAGTGTTGGGCGAGGTCATTACACTACAAGGCTGGCATTGCTATTCAACAACCATGTGGAACTCCGAAATCAATTGGCTACACTCGTCTACAGTCAGCAATTGATCTCCGACCCCCAACGTGGGATCTACTGGGGAGAACACCGCATCATTCCCGAGCAAAAAGGCGTTCTTGCTCAGGGAGAGCTGACGGAAGAGCGCAAGAGACAGTTGTCAGTAGAGGCGCGGACGCTGCTGGGAAAAGCTGACTGTCTGGAGGGCTGGATCCACTTGTATGTAAGTGGTGCAGATGTAGATTGGACTGCATGGTATGGAGGGCAGCCATACCGCAAAGTGGCTCTTCCGCTGTACCCTTTTGCTAAGAAGCGATACTGGGTGGAGAACGCTAATCGGGTGACGCTTTCACAACCCGCCGGACCGCGTATCTCGTTCCTGATCGATCGAATCTTGGCCGATACGATGCATCTGCGCGTTTATGGGAGTCAGTTCGGCTTCGATACGCATTGGATGCTGTCTGAGCACCTGATCAACGGGCAAGGGGTGGTGCCAGGGACAACGTATCTGGAGATGATCCGACAATTGTCTTTGTTGCTGGCACCGGGCCAGAGTTCGGAACTGGAAGGGGTAATCTTCCTGGCGCCACTCATCGTCGGAGCAGGGGAAAGTCGTGAAGTTCACGTTATGTTGAAAGAAGAAATCGAACCGATCTCCTTTACCATCGTCAGTCGCGGGGACACGGCCGAACAGTGGATCAAGCACTGCGAGGGGAGATTATCCTTTTCAGAACGAAAAGCTCCGCCTCTGGATGTTGGGGAACTAGCGGCCCGATTCACAGGCAAGATGCAGATTCATCAGGAGGAACAGCATCAAGGCGCTATCGAGTTTGGTCCTCGTTGGCATAACATCGATTTGATCCGCGCGATGGAAGGGGAAGTGCTGGTTGACTTGCGATTGCATGACGACTATGCGCCTGATCTTACCGAATTTGTACTTCACCCGGCGCTGTTCGATAACGCAATGAACATCGCGATCAACCATGTGGGTGACGGGATGTATCTGCCTTGGACATACAAGAAGCTTCGCGTGTATGCACCTATACCGCAAGCGTTCACCAGTTGGGTGGTCTTGAAATCCCCCTTGCAGGCTCATGCTGAGACTGCGACTTTTGACGCGGTTTTGTTTGACTCAGAAGGTCAGGTCGTGGCGGAAGCGGAGGACTACGTGGTCAAGAAGGTACGTCCAGAAGGTGTCACCTACCAGGGCTTGCAAGTGAACGAGATGTTTCGAATGGAGTGGAAACAAGAGTTCCGAAACGAGCAAAAAGTTACCTACACAGGCGGCCTGCTGCTCTTGTTGCGCGATGCACATGCGGCGGAACCATTTCTGCGGATGGCTAAGCAGGAAGAGCGCGCCGTTGTCAGGGTGAACCTGAAAGGTACAGACAGGGAAACGGAGCTGACGGAACTGCTCGGCTCATTGAGAGAGGCTTCCATCAGCCAAATCGTTTATTTCCTTGACGGGGAAACGCCGGAAGATCTGTTTGGATTGGCTAAGGCCTTATCCGCCAATCGTTGGAATCATCCTCTTGAACTGACACTGCTCGGTACGAACGCGAATCGAATTACCGGTGAGGAAGGGGAATTGCAACCGCTGACAGCCGCAGCGTTTGCACTCGGAAAAGTGATACATGAAGAGTTCGAGCATCTACGCGTTCGATGTATCGATCGGGATCGGTCCACCGATGACGTTATTCTATGGAAGGAACTCGTCAACGAACCATCGTCTTACATAGTCGGCTATCGTGCTGGGACTCGATGGACCCCACAACTTAGCATGTTTGATTTGCAAGCACAACCCGATGTGCCTTTTGCTTTGAAAACCGACGGTGTTTATTTGATCACCGGCGGAATCGGCGGTCTGGGTCTTGAAGTGGGCAGGCATTGGGCGAATGTCCCGAATGTTAAGCTAGCGTTTCTTAGCCGTTCAACATTTCCTCCACGTGAGGAATGGACGTCCTGGATGGATCGTGGGGATACACCGCCCAAAATCACGCGCGCGATCCGCGCCTTGATCGAGATGGAGCAGATGGGTGCTGAGGTGTGTGTCTGTAAAGCGGACATCTCTGTGGAAGCGGAGATTGGCCCTGTATTGCGAGGTCTGCGGGAGCGATACGGTCGAATAAGGGGGATCGTTCATGCAGCAGGTGTGGCTGGGGATGGTTTCTTGTTCCACAAAAAACGCGAGACGTTCTGCCACGTACTTACGCCGAAAGTCAGCGGAACAATACTGCTCGACAGGCTGACGGCAGAGGACGAACTCGATTTCTTCGTATTCTTCTCGTCGATCTCTGCACTCACGGGAGGTGTCGGTCAAGGGGATTATGCTGCCGCAAACGCTTTTCTCGATGCGTATGCAGCTTTCCGCAATTCACAAGGCAAACGCACGTTGGCGATCAACTGGCCAGCGTGGAAGGAGACGGGGATGGCGGTTGACTACGGAGTAGAAGATCGCGGATTCCTGCAGAGCATACGCACGGCAACTGCGTTACAGGTGCTGGATCAATTGCTGAGCAAAAATGTCGTGCAAGTGCTGGTTGGAAAGCTAAACGATGCGGTGCTCGGCAGCGTGCAGGACAACGACTATTTGTTGCCGCTCTCTCCGGACTTGCGCCGTCTCATCTCCCGTCGAGTTGCTCAAATGGTTGGGCGCTCTATCTCGGCTGATAAGGTTGTGCGTCCATCGGAAGCGGTCGCTATACGCGGGTACGGTGATCAGGGGTTGAGCGAGACCGAAATCCGCTTGGCGAAAATCTGGGCCGGAGTACTCGAACTCGATGAGATTGACGTCTATGACAGTTTCCATGACATGGGCGGTGATTCGATATTGGCAGCTAGCATGTTGAGAGCTTTGGAGGCCGAATTTGGTTCCCTGATCGACATTTCTGATATATTTACGTATTCGTCCGTGTACGAAATGGCTGCGTATTTGGAGAAGAAGCAAGGAAAAGTGTCTGCACCTGCTTCAGAGCACCCCGAGGCGGTGGAAGAGGCGGAGGACGACGATGAGATCGAGCGCGTCCTACGTAAATTGGCCAGTGGAGAGCTTGACTCGAAGGAAGCGGATAAGCTGCTCCGATGGGAGGATGAGGAAGACGAATGGGATTGA